From one Deinococcus ruber genomic stretch:
- a CDS encoding type II secretion system F family protein, which yields MIWTYNAYDPSGQLRKGRIDAATADAARQSITAMGLAPTRIAKSQDIVLPWSKRNPSLKDKALFTQQFAQLLGGGVSQGEALAVAARTTTNAYLRQTVERIRRDVDDGEPIEEVFGKKEHAKAFDPVFVAFLRMGRASGNLARPLKELGEMYKWQLRITGMVKKGLTLPTIIMVACIVVTYFIMGNVVPTFMKILDGLHAELPPLTKAVKAISEVASNPLYTAGILLVLGLTVYSVLQYRKTPAGKLNTDTLLLRLIIVGPLLRTFILARISRSISVMLKNDIPLPETLQIAASIAGNALYAQHMHEICEAALVGNRMYPVLLQYPKEFPEQFALQFKAAEEKANLKETLSYLGEVYNDEVTNQVESLTATIEPVLMVMLGSVVGVIVVSVFLPMTSMMQALEK from the coding sequence ATGATTTGGACGTACAACGCGTATGACCCCAGCGGCCAGCTCCGCAAGGGCAGGATCGATGCCGCGACTGCCGACGCGGCCCGGCAGAGCATCACCGCGATGGGTCTTGCGCCCACGCGCATTGCCAAGTCGCAGGACATTGTGCTGCCGTGGAGTAAACGCAATCCTTCGTTGAAGGATAAGGCCCTGTTTACCCAGCAGTTCGCGCAGCTCTTGGGCGGTGGCGTGTCGCAAGGCGAAGCGCTCGCGGTCGCGGCCCGCACGACCACCAATGCCTACCTCCGTCAGACCGTCGAACGTATCCGCCGCGACGTCGACGACGGAGAACCCATCGAGGAGGTCTTCGGCAAGAAAGAGCACGCCAAGGCCTTCGACCCGGTGTTCGTGGCCTTCCTCCGCATGGGACGGGCCAGCGGCAACCTCGCCCGGCCACTCAAAGAACTCGGCGAGATGTACAAATGGCAGCTGCGCATCACCGGCATGGTCAAAAAAGGGCTCACCCTCCCGACCATCATCATGGTTGCCTGTATCGTCGTGACCTACTTCATCATGGGCAACGTCGTCCCAACCTTTATGAAGATCCTGGATGGTCTCCACGCCGAGCTGCCACCACTCACCAAGGCGGTGAAGGCCATCTCAGAAGTCGCCTCCAATCCCTTGTATACGGCAGGTATCCTGCTGGTCTTGGGGCTGACGGTCTACAGTGTGCTGCAGTATCGAAAGACGCCTGCCGGGAAGTTAAACACCGACACGCTGCTGCTGCGCCTGATCATCGTCGGACCGCTGCTCCGTACCTTCATTCTCGCCCGCATCAGCCGCAGTATCTCGGTGATGCTCAAGAACGACATCCCACTCCCCGAAACGCTCCAGATCGCCGCCAGCATCGCAGGCAACGCACTCTATGCCCAGCACATGCACGAAATCTGCGAGGCTGCCCTCGTCGGCAATCGCATGTACCCGGTGTTGCTCCAGTATCCCAAGGAATTCCCGGAACAGTTTGCCCTGCAGTTCAAGGCCGCGGAGGAGAAAGCCAATCTCAAAGAAACCCTGAGTTACTTGGGCGAGGTGTACAACGACGAAGTCACAAATCAGGTCGAGTCGCTCACTGCCACGATTGAGCCGGTGCTGATGGTGATGCTGGGCTCGGTCGTTGGCGTCATCGTGGTGAGTGTCTTCCTGCCGATGACTAGCATGATGCAGGCCCTCGAAAAATAG